In one window of Campylobacter coli DNA:
- the purS gene encoding phosphoribosylformylglycinamidine synthase subunit PurS: MKIVVNVFLKNGVLDPQGKAIEKALHSLNFNEVKEARVAKQIILDLDESNEQKAKERVKSMCEELLVNSVIEDYELIVSEK; the protein is encoded by the coding sequence ATGAAAATAGTTGTCAATGTTTTTTTAAAAAATGGTGTTTTAGATCCCCAAGGAAAAGCTATAGAAAAGGCTTTACATTCTTTAAATTTTAACGAAGTAAAAGAAGCAAGAGTAGCTAAACAAATTATACTTGATTTAGATGAGAGTAATGAACAAAAAGCAAAAGAGCGCGTAAAAAGTATGTGTGAAGAGCTTTTGGTAAATAGCGTAATCGAAGATTATGAGCTTATTGTAAGTGAGAAATGA
- a CDS encoding SH3 domain-containing protein produces MRIILFLVFVCFSLFARSEISVFDGQDENMQKELQKLPKEEQQIYQNIAPSDENSDFDSNIYDPFIPQSSLVLTTDDYLSKVYVGEAFPIILHAKTTEDTNFDFNITLQKSKDLVFLNPDLKWEYIKGDYRAVLWFEAKTSNANLEQISVSLLRNGKVFQSASISIGTIQFENTPNNKNFSHLVASSLEVKKIKTSYFDDSNIITMIELSATNTNLKSFFVNGVEKQGIENLKGDFNSSNAFYYAIFPSTKTDFEFSYFNKDTKKMENMSFKLKISDDEVSTQSDLNPTNRDFNIYKQYALWALTFILALWFVWKKNYFILAGALLCFILGFLVDTNTENAILKAGSRAKILPTESSTYFYTANSNEKVEVLGKRLHYVKVLFQDGRIGWVESSDLQKN; encoded by the coding sequence GTGAGAATAATACTTTTTCTAGTTTTTGTTTGTTTTAGTCTTTTTGCTCGAAGTGAAATTTCTGTTTTTGATGGTCAAGATGAAAATATGCAAAAAGAACTACAAAAACTTCCAAAAGAGGAGCAGCAAATTTATCAAAATATCGCTCCAAGTGATGAAAATTCCGATTTTGATAGTAATATATATGATCCTTTTATACCCCAAAGCTCTTTAGTTCTTACTACTGATGATTATCTTAGCAAAGTATATGTTGGAGAGGCGTTTCCCATAATCCTTCATGCCAAAACTACAGAAGATACAAATTTTGATTTTAATATCACTTTGCAAAAAAGCAAGGACTTGGTTTTTTTAAATCCTGATTTAAAATGGGAGTACATTAAAGGCGATTATAGGGCTGTTTTGTGGTTTGAGGCTAAAACTTCAAATGCAAATTTGGAACAGATTTCAGTCAGTCTTTTAAGAAATGGAAAAGTTTTTCAAAGTGCTAGTATTAGTATAGGTACTATCCAGTTTGAAAATACGCCCAATAATAAAAACTTTTCACATCTTGTGGCAAGTTCTTTGGAAGTTAAAAAAATTAAAACCAGTTATTTTGATGATTCAAATATTATTACAATGATTGAATTAAGTGCTACAAATACAAATCTTAAGAGTTTTTTTGTAAATGGAGTCGAGAAACAGGGTATTGAAAATTTAAAGGGTGATTTTAATTCTTCTAATGCTTTTTATTATGCTATTTTTCCATCGACTAAAACAGATTTTGAATTTTCTTATTTTAACAAAGACACTAAAAAAATGGAAAATATGAGCTTTAAGCTTAAAATCAGCGATGATGAGGTAAGCACTCAAAGCGATTTAAATCCTACAAATAGGGATTTTAATATTTATAAACAATATGCTCTTTGGGCTTTAACTTTTATTTTGGCATTATGGTTTGTTTGGAAGAAAAATTATTTTATTTTAGCAGGAGCGCTTTTATGTTTTATACTTGGTTTTCTTGTAGATACTAACACAGAAAATGCAATTTTAAAAGCGGGTTCTAGAGCTAAAATTTTACCAACTGAGTCATCAACTTATTTTTATACAGCAAATTCTAACGAAAAGGTTGAGGTGTTAGGTAAAAGACTTCATTACGTCAAAGTGCTTTTTCAAGATGGTAGGATAGGATGGGTTGAAAGTAGTGATTTACAAAAAAATTAA
- the crcB gene encoding fluoride efflux transporter CrcB, with product MLNTILVVGFGGFIGAVLRMLSINLINKILPHSISFGTLFVNILGSFMMGLLFSYAHHKGLSPAIKSFVSTGFLGAFTTFSTFSYENLLLLQSGNYFNFSLNILFNIILCLIAVWLGFIIFK from the coding sequence TTGCTAAATACTATTTTAGTTGTGGGTTTTGGGGGTTTTATAGGGGCAGTTTTAAGAATGCTTTCTATCAATTTGATAAATAAAATTTTACCTCATTCTATAAGCTTTGGTACTCTTTTTGTTAATATCTTAGGATCTTTTATGATGGGACTTTTATTTTCTTATGCGCATCATAAGGGTTTATCTCCTGCCATTAAAAGCTTTGTAAGTACAGGATTTTTAGGGGCTTTTACGACTTTTTCTACTTTTTCTTATGAAAATTTACTGCTTTTACAAAGTGGAAATTATTTTAATTTTTCTTTAAATATTTTATTCAATATAATTCTTTGTCTCATAGCAGTTTGGCTTGGTTTTATAATTTTTAAGTAA
- a CDS encoding AAA family ATPase: protein MANIQEFLTDNMLSNLESAASLAIHSKNNEVVPLHLLWALIVDSSSILNQICNKFNISKEALELEIKSKISNLATSSNVNRENMRFSNEFINSLESAKGLMSANGDNYLSVDTWLISESEKNPIREILAKFIDIKEFQKELQNLRAGRKIESKTSDETLDSLNKFGIDLTAKASEGKLDPVIGREEEIERLMQILIRKTKNNPILLGEPGVGKTAIVEALAQRIIKKDVPKSLQNKKVIALDMSALIAGAKYRGEFEDRLKAVVNEVIKSENIILFIDEIHTIVGAGASEGSMDAANILKPALARGELHTIGATTLKEYRKYFEKDAALQRRFQPVNVGEPSVNEALAMLRGIKEKLEIHHNVTINDSALVAAAKLSKRYIADRFLPDKAIDLIDEAAAELKMQIESEPSSLRKVRKDIETLEVENEALKMENDEKNQKRLDEISKELANLKEKQSALNSQFENEKAVFDSISAKKKEIDSLKNEAVFAKNKGEFQKAAELEYGKIPECEKEVANLEEKWKKMSENGVLLKNQVDEDLVAGILSKWTGISVQKMLTSEKQKFLEVEKHLKESVIGQDKALSALARAIKRNKAGLNADNKPIGSFLFLGPTGVGKTQSAKALAKFLFDDEKAMIRFDMSEFMEKHSVSRLLGAPPGYIGHEEGGELTEAVRRKPYSVLLFDEVEKAHKDVFNVLLGILDDGRATDSKGVTVDFKNTIIILTSNIASSAIMNLNGKEQEDAVKNELKNFFKPEFLNRLDDIITFNPLGKDEAYEIVKLLFKDLQKSLENKGIKASLSENAALLIAKDGFDPDFGARPLRRAIYDLIEDKLSDMILADKLDENDEIIIDAKNDEIVIEKV, encoded by the coding sequence ATGGCAAATATACAAGAATTTTTAACCGACAATATGCTTTCAAATCTTGAAAGTGCGGCATCTTTAGCAATTCATTCTAAAAATAATGAAGTTGTCCCTTTGCATCTTTTATGGGCTTTAATTGTAGACAGTTCAAGTATTTTAAATCAAATTTGTAATAAATTTAATATTTCAAAAGAAGCTTTAGAGCTTGAAATCAAAAGCAAAATTTCAAATCTTGCAACAAGCTCTAATGTAAATCGTGAAAATATGCGTTTTTCTAATGAATTTATCAATTCTTTAGAAAGTGCTAAAGGACTCATGAGTGCCAATGGTGATAACTATTTAAGCGTAGATACTTGGCTTATAAGCGAAAGTGAAAAAAACCCTATTAGAGAAATTTTAGCTAAATTTATAGATATTAAAGAATTTCAAAAAGAACTCCAAAATCTAAGAGCGGGACGCAAAATCGAAAGCAAAACAAGTGATGAAACCTTAGACAGCTTAAATAAATTTGGTATAGATTTAACCGCAAAAGCAAGTGAAGGAAAGCTTGATCCTGTTATAGGCAGAGAAGAAGAAATCGAACGCTTGATGCAAATTCTTATACGCAAAACGAAAAACAATCCTATACTTTTAGGTGAACCAGGAGTAGGAAAAACAGCAATCGTAGAAGCTTTAGCACAAAGAATTATCAAAAAAGATGTACCAAAATCTTTACAAAATAAAAAAGTCATAGCACTTGATATGAGTGCATTGATCGCAGGGGCAAAATATCGTGGAGAATTTGAAGATAGATTAAAAGCGGTGGTAAATGAGGTTATTAAAAGTGAAAATATCATACTTTTTATCGATGAAATTCACACCATAGTAGGCGCAGGAGCAAGCGAAGGAAGTATGGATGCGGCAAATATTTTAAAGCCAGCACTTGCAAGAGGCGAACTACACACCATAGGAGCAACCACTCTTAAAGAATATCGCAAATACTTTGAAAAAGATGCAGCCTTACAACGCCGTTTTCAACCCGTAAATGTAGGTGAGCCTAGCGTAAATGAAGCTTTAGCAATGCTAAGAGGTATTAAAGAAAAACTTGAAATTCATCACAATGTCACCATAAATGATAGCGCTTTAGTAGCGGCAGCTAAGCTTTCAAAACGCTACATAGCCGATCGTTTTTTACCCGATAAAGCAATTGATTTAATCGATGAAGCTGCGGCTGAACTTAAAATGCAAATTGAAAGCGAACCAAGCTCTTTAAGAAAAGTACGCAAAGACATAGAAACCTTAGAAGTAGAAAATGAAGCTTTAAAAATGGAAAATGATGAAAAAAATCAAAAAAGACTAGATGAAATTTCCAAGGAGCTAGCAAATTTAAAAGAAAAACAAAGTGCCTTAAACTCTCAATTTGAAAATGAAAAAGCAGTCTTTGATAGCATAAGTGCAAAGAAAAAAGAAATTGATAGTCTAAAAAATGAAGCCGTTTTTGCGAAAAACAAGGGTGAATTCCAAAAAGCTGCAGAATTAGAATATGGCAAAATTCCAGAATGCGAAAAAGAAGTGGCAAATTTGGAAGAAAAATGGAAAAAAATGAGCGAAAATGGAGTCTTGCTTAAAAATCAAGTTGATGAAGATTTGGTTGCTGGAATTTTAAGTAAATGGACAGGGATTAGCGTGCAAAAAATGCTGACTTCAGAAAAACAAAAATTTTTGGAAGTAGAAAAACACCTAAAAGAAAGCGTAATTGGACAAGATAAAGCTCTAAGCGCTTTAGCAAGAGCTATCAAACGCAATAAAGCAGGATTAAATGCAGACAACAAACCTATAGGAAGCTTTTTATTTTTAGGACCTACAGGAGTAGGAAAAACACAATCTGCTAAGGCTTTGGCGAAATTTTTATTTGATGATGAAAAAGCAATGATTCGCTTTGATATGAGTGAATTTATGGAAAAACATAGTGTTTCAAGACTCTTAGGAGCACCTCCTGGCTATATAGGACATGAAGAGGGTGGCGAGCTCACTGAAGCGGTGCGTAGAAAGCCTTATAGTGTGCTTTTATTTGATGAAGTCGAAAAAGCTCATAAAGATGTATTTAATGTGCTTTTAGGAATTTTAGATGATGGTAGAGCAACCGATAGCAAAGGTGTAACCGTGGATTTTAAAAATACCATTATCATTTTAACTTCAAATATCGCCTCAAGTGCTATCATGAATTTAAATGGAAAAGAACAAGAAGATGCGGTAAAAAATGAGTTAAAAAATTTCTTCAAGCCTGAATTTTTAAATCGCTTAGACGATATCATCACCTTTAATCCACTTGGAAAAGATGAGGCATATGAAATAGTTAAGCTTTTATTTAAAGACTTGCAAAAAAGTTTGGAAAATAAAGGCATAAAAGCAAGTCTTAGTGAAAATGCTGCACTTTTAATCGCTAAGGACGGATTTGATCCTGACTTTGGTGCTAGACCTTTAAGAAGGGCTATTTATGATTTAATCGAAGACAAACTAAGCGATATGATACTTGCAGATAAGCTTGATGAAAACGATGAGATCATCATCGATGCAAAAAATGATGAGATTGTTATCGAAAAAGTTTAA
- the purQ gene encoding phosphoribosylformylglycinamidine synthase I, whose protein sequence is MKVAIIRFPGTNCEFDTQYAFEKIGVKAQVVWHEEKEINADLVVLPGGFSYGDYLRCAAIAKIAPAMQGVIAHAKRGGYILGICNGFQILLESGLLEGAMKHNNNLSFISKNQNLRVVSNNNVFLKNFKKDEIINLPIAHGEGNYYADEATLKKMQDKDLILLKYEPNPNGSVLDIAGICDENKKIFGLMPHPERACDKILGNDIGLRMLEGFM, encoded by the coding sequence ATGAAAGTTGCTATTATTAGATTTCCTGGAACAAACTGCGAATTTGATACCCAATATGCTTTTGAAAAAATCGGCGTAAAAGCGCAAGTCGTTTGGCACGAAGAAAAAGAAATTAATGCAGACTTAGTGGTTTTACCTGGAGGATTTTCTTATGGAGATTATTTAAGATGTGCAGCAATTGCTAAAATTGCTCCTGCTATGCAAGGCGTTATTGCACATGCGAAAAGAGGTGGATATATTTTAGGAATTTGCAATGGTTTTCAAATTTTGCTTGAAAGCGGACTTTTAGAAGGTGCCATGAAGCATAATAATAATTTAAGCTTTATTTCAAAAAATCAAAATTTAAGAGTTGTTTCGAATAATAATGTTTTCTTAAAAAATTTTAAGAAAGATGAAATCATCAATCTTCCTATTGCTCATGGCGAAGGAAATTATTATGCAGATGAAGCTACTTTGAAAAAAATGCAAGATAAGGATTTAATCCTTTTAAAATATGAACCAAATCCTAATGGCTCTGTGTTAGATATCGCAGGAATTTGTGATGAAAATAAAAAAATTTTTGGTCTTATGCCTCATCCAGAGCGTGCTTGCGATAAAATTTTAGGTAATGATATAGGCTTAAGAATGCTTGAAGGCTTTATGTGA
- the purC gene encoding phosphoribosylaminoimidazolesuccinocarboxamide synthase yields MKKKELLYEGKGKKLYATEDENFLISEFKDDLTAFNAEKRGSESGKGALNCKISTELFHLLEKNGIKTHLVETINDNEQVIKKCKIIPIEVIVRNVATGSLTKRLGIKDGTVLPFVLVEFCLKNDELGDPFINDEHCLILNLVQNEAQIKEIKEMAKKINAILSPFFDAKNLRLIDFKIELGLTKDNELVLADEISPDSCRFWDKFSNEKLDKDRFRQDLGNVKMAYEEVLKRILN; encoded by the coding sequence ATGAAAAAAAAAGAATTACTTTATGAAGGTAAGGGTAAAAAACTCTATGCTACCGAAGATGAAAATTTTCTTATAAGTGAATTTAAAGATGATTTAACAGCTTTTAATGCCGAAAAAAGGGGGAGCGAAAGCGGAAAGGGCGCATTAAATTGCAAAATCAGCACCGAGCTTTTTCATTTACTTGAAAAAAATGGCATAAAAACCCATTTGGTTGAAACCATTAACGACAATGAGCAAGTGATAAAAAAATGTAAAATTATACCTATTGAGGTTATAGTACGCAATGTTGCAACAGGATCGCTTACAAAAAGATTGGGTATTAAAGATGGCACGGTTTTACCTTTTGTTTTGGTGGAATTTTGTCTTAAAAATGATGAGCTAGGAGATCCTTTTATTAATGATGAGCATTGTTTGATTTTAAATTTAGTACAAAATGAGGCACAGATTAAAGAAATTAAAGAAATGGCTAAAAAGATTAATGCGATCTTAAGTCCTTTTTTTGATGCTAAAAATTTAAGACTTATTGATTTTAAAATTGAGCTGGGTTTAACTAAAGATAACGAGCTCGTTTTAGCAGATGAAATCAGTCCTGATAGCTGTAGATTTTGGGATAAATTTAGCAATGAAAAGCTAGATAAAGACAGATTTCGTCAAGATTTAGGAAATGTTAAAATGGCCTATGAAGAGGTTTTAAAAAGAATTCTAAACTAA
- a CDS encoding S41 family peptidase, producing the protein MLEFILSSKRFLAAITGFTGSLALCVFLASNLQAKPKNQSDLMQQRLESLDKLTKTLAIVEQYYVDDENITDLIDKSLSGLLSNLDAHSSFLNEKDFNDMKIQTSGEFGGLGITVGMKDGALTVISPIEGTPADKAGIKSGDIILKINDEATLGINLNDAVDKMRGKPKTQITLTIFRKGATKPFDVALTRDIIKVESVYAKLIENENILYLRVTNFDKNVVDMTSKELKKHPDVKGVILDLRNNPGGLLNQATGLVNLFVDKGVIVSQKGRVTSENQEYKANPKNKISDSSLVVLVNGGSASASEIVSGALQDLKRAIIVGENTFGKGSVQQIIPINETEALRLTIARYYLPSGRTIQAVGVKPDIEVFPGKVNTQEDSFNIKESDLKQHLESELEKLDKNEKKEDKKEQKNDKNIITQKQINDDAQLKSAIDTIKILNIKQGQ; encoded by the coding sequence ATTTTGGAGTTCATTTTGAGTAGTAAAAGATTTCTAGCCGCTATTACAGGCTTTACAGGCTCTTTGGCTCTTTGTGTTTTTTTAGCAAGCAACCTACAAGCAAAACCAAAGAATCAATCTGATTTAATGCAACAACGCTTAGAGTCTTTGGATAAACTGACTAAAACTTTAGCTATAGTCGAGCAGTATTATGTAGATGATGAAAATATTACAGATTTGATTGATAAGTCACTTTCTGGGCTTCTGAGTAATCTTGATGCACATTCCTCTTTTTTAAATGAAAAAGATTTTAACGATATGAAAATTCAAACAAGTGGTGAATTTGGTGGGCTTGGGATCACTGTAGGTATGAAAGATGGTGCCTTGACTGTTATCTCTCCTATAGAAGGAACTCCAGCGGATAAAGCAGGGATTAAATCAGGTGATATTATATTAAAAATCAATGATGAAGCTACTTTGGGAATCAACTTAAATGATGCAGTAGATAAAATGCGTGGAAAACCAAAGACACAAATCACTCTTACTATATTTAGAAAAGGAGCGACTAAGCCTTTTGATGTTGCTTTAACGCGTGATATTATCAAAGTAGAAAGTGTTTATGCAAAGCTTATTGAAAATGAAAATATACTTTATTTAAGAGTTACAAATTTTGATAAAAATGTTGTAGATATGACAAGCAAAGAGCTTAAAAAACATCCTGATGTAAAGGGTGTAATTTTGGATTTAAGAAATAATCCTGGCGGCCTTTTAAATCAAGCCACTGGACTTGTTAATTTGTTCGTAGATAAAGGAGTGATTGTTTCTCAAAAAGGACGCGTTACAAGTGAAAATCAAGAGTATAAAGCAAATCCAAAAAATAAAATTTCTGATAGTTCTTTAGTGGTGCTTGTAAATGGGGGAAGTGCGAGTGCTAGTGAGATTGTTAGTGGGGCTTTGCAAGATCTTAAGCGAGCTATAATTGTAGGAGAAAATACTTTTGGAAAAGGCAGTGTTCAGCAAATTATTCCGATTAATGAAACTGAAGCTTTAAGACTTACTATTGCAAGATATTATTTGCCAAGTGGACGCACTATTCAAGCAGTGGGTGTAAAACCCGATATTGAAGTGTTTCCAGGAAAAGTCAATACTCAAGAAGATAGTTTCAATATCAAAGAAAGCGATTTAAAGCAGCATTTAGAGAGTGAGCTAGAAAAACTTGATAAAAATGAGAAAAAAGAAGACAAGAAAGAACAAAAAAATGATAAGAATATTATTACTCAAAAGCAAATTAATGATGATGCGCAGTTAAAATCTGCCATAGATACTATCAAAATCTTAAATATTAAACAAGGACAATAA
- the htpG gene encoding molecular chaperone HtpG → MQFQTEVNQLLQLMIHSLYSNKEIFLRELVSNSSDALDKLNFLSVSDDKYKSLKFEPRIDIKIDKDKKTLTISDNGIGMDKDDLINNLGTIAKSGTKSFLENLSGDAKKDSQLIGQFGVGFYSAFMVASKIEVLSKKALDDKAYLWISDANGYEIEDATKEEQGTSITLYLKDDEFANSYKIESIIEKYSNHIQFPIFMEKEEFIPAKEGEEEGKTELKISQINKANALWRMQKSSLKAEDYERFYEQNFHDSNKPLLYLHTKSEGKLEYNSLFFIPQNAPFDLYRVDYQSGLKLYVKRVFISDDDKELLPTYLRFVRGIIDVEDLPLNVSREILQENQILKGVKEASVKKILSELEKLKNKDKEKYLSFFKNFGKVLKEGLYGFGGEKDSLLKLMLYKSTKGESLRSLEEYKNDIQGEQKEIFYITGSNESLLRNSPLLEEYKQKNIEVLLMDDEIDSLVTPMLGEYEGLKFVAINQVEDKNELSNEEKNEFAPLVAKFKELLKDQVEDVRLTSRLKDSPSCIVYDKNKPDFAMQQLLKQMGQEQNFKPILEINPKHAIFTGLKNNETFSADIATLVLNMAKLSEGMGVDNPAEFNASLTKIITKAFS, encoded by the coding sequence ATGCAGTTTCAAACTGAAGTAAATCAACTTTTACAATTGATGATTCATTCCTTATACTCAAACAAGGAAATATTTTTAAGAGAACTTGTATCAAATTCAAGTGATGCTTTAGATAAACTTAATTTTTTAAGCGTGAGTGATGATAAATATAAAAGTTTAAAATTTGAACCTAGAATAGATATTAAAATCGATAAAGATAAAAAAACCCTTACTATTAGTGATAATGGTATAGGTATGGATAAAGATGACCTTATTAACAATCTTGGAACCATAGCAAAAAGTGGTACAAAAAGCTTTTTAGAGAATTTAAGTGGTGATGCAAAAAAAGATTCTCAACTTATAGGACAATTTGGCGTAGGTTTTTATTCTGCATTTATGGTAGCTAGCAAAATCGAAGTTTTAAGCAAAAAAGCTTTAGATGATAAAGCCTATCTTTGGATTTCTGATGCAAATGGCTATGAGATTGAAGATGCGACTAAAGAAGAGCAAGGGACAAGTATCACTTTATATTTAAAAGATGATGAATTTGCAAATTCTTATAAAATTGAAAGTATTATAGAAAAATATTCAAATCATATTCAATTTCCAATTTTTATGGAAAAAGAAGAATTTATCCCTGCTAAAGAGGGCGAGGAAGAAGGAAAAACCGAGCTTAAAATTTCTCAGATTAACAAAGCTAATGCTCTATGGAGAATGCAAAAATCAAGCCTTAAAGCAGAGGATTATGAAAGATTTTATGAGCAAAATTTTCACGATTCTAACAAACCCTTGCTTTATCTTCACACCAAAAGCGAAGGAAAATTAGAATACAATTCTTTATTTTTTATCCCGCAAAATGCACCTTTTGATCTTTATCGTGTGGATTATCAAAGCGGTTTAAAACTTTATGTAAAGCGTGTATTTATCAGTGATGACGATAAAGAGCTTTTACCGACTTATTTGCGTTTTGTACGCGGGATCATCGATGTAGAGGATTTACCACTTAATGTAAGCCGTGAAATTTTACAAGAAAATCAAATTTTAAAAGGTGTAAAAGAAGCCAGTGTTAAAAAAATACTTAGCGAGCTTGAAAAACTTAAAAATAAAGATAAAGAAAAATATTTAAGCTTTTTTAAGAATTTTGGCAAGGTATTAAAAGAAGGACTTTATGGTTTTGGTGGCGAAAAAGACAGTCTTTTAAAACTCATGCTTTATAAAAGCACCAAAGGCGAAAGCTTGCGCTCTTTAGAAGAATACAAAAACGATATACAAGGCGAACAAAAAGAAATTTTTTATATCACTGGAAGCAATGAAAGCTTGCTTAGAAATTCACCTTTGCTTGAAGAATATAAGCAAAAAAATATAGAAGTATTACTCATGGATGATGAGATCGATTCTTTGGTTACTCCTATGCTTGGAGAATATGAGGGCTTGAAATTTGTAGCTATTAACCAAGTTGAAGATAAAAATGAATTAAGTAATGAAGAAAAAAATGAATTTGCTCCATTGGTGGCTAAATTTAAAGAGCTTTTAAAAGATCAAGTTGAAGATGTGAGACTGACAAGTCGTTTAAAAGATAGTCCAAGTTGTATTGTTTATGATAAAAATAAACCTGATTTTGCAATGCAGCAGCTTTTAAAACAAATGGGACAAGAGCAAAACTTTAAACCTATTTTGGAAATCAATCCAAAGCACGCAATTTTTACAGGCCTTAAAAATAATGAAACTTTTAGTGCTGATATAGCAACTTTGGTTTTAAACATGGCAAAACTTAGCGAAGGTATGGGCGTGGATAATCCGGCTGAATTTAATGCAAGTCTTACAAAAATCATTACTAAGGCTTTCTCATGA
- a CDS encoding metal-sensing transcriptional repressor: MKHTHTHSPKHIKAISNRLSRTIGHLEAIKKMVERDEDCSDILIQLAAVKAAVNNTAKAILKEHLAHCMYHAVMEKDTQSIEDLNKAIDMFVK, translated from the coding sequence ATGAAACACACTCATACACATTCTCCAAAACATATCAAAGCCATAAGTAATCGCCTAAGTCGTACCATAGGACATTTAGAAGCTATTAAAAAAATGGTTGAAAGAGATGAGGATTGTAGTGATATTCTTATCCAGCTTGCTGCGGTCAAAGCAGCGGTTAACAATACCGCCAAAGCCATACTTAAAGAACATTTAGCCCATTGTATGTATCATGCAGTGATGGAAAAAGATACGCAAAGCATAGAAGATTTAAACAAAGCTATTGATATGTTTGTCAAGTAG
- a CDS encoding rhodanese-like domain-containing protein produces MITNLPASVWMKQDLSEYQIFDVRTPAEWEEGVLPHAECVALYDNHGLLNANFLEEFQTRRDKNKKLAFICRGGHRSMMAANFIKNELGLESVNLDGGMLALKGLI; encoded by the coding sequence ATGATTACAAATCTCCCAGCAAGTGTTTGGATGAAGCAGGATTTAAGCGAATATCAAATTTTTGATGTTCGCACTCCAGCTGAATGGGAAGAGGGTGTTTTACCCCATGCTGAATGTGTAGCTTTATATGATAATCACGGACTTTTAAATGCTAATTTTTTAGAAGAATTTCAAACAAGAAGGGATAAAAATAAAAAACTTGCTTTTATTTGTCGTGGAGGTCATAGAAGTATGATGGCTGCCAATTTTATTAAAAATGAACTTGGCTTAGAAAGTGTAAATTTAGATGGTGGGATGTTGGCATTAAAAGGTTTGATATGA
- a CDS encoding lysophospholipid acyltransferase family protein, which yields MIYKKIKALYFWLFFIISVAFVVLCFCFIKSQDTLWKLRKSWARFQKNILFCKYEVIGEFNLSANMILMNHQSTLDIIALEDLYPKNLCWIAKKELGEIPLFKIAIKKPKLLCIDRKNPRDLVRVLKEAKQRLSEDRVLAIFPEGTRSRNEKLLKFQSGAKVLSDKLDLKVQPILIVDSAKILDTKSFSASSGVLKIICMDLVDTSDDKWLENTRKKMQELLDQERAKLC from the coding sequence GTGATTTACAAAAAAATTAAAGCTTTATATTTTTGGTTATTTTTTATTATAAGCGTAGCTTTTGTTGTGTTATGCTTTTGTTTTATAAAGTCCCAAGATACTCTTTGGAAACTTCGAAAATCTTGGGCTAGATTTCAAAAAAATATTCTTTTTTGCAAATATGAAGTCATAGGAGAATTTAATCTTAGTGCAAATATGATTTTAATGAATCATCAAAGCACTTTAGACATTATAGCTTTAGAGGATTTGTATCCTAAAAATTTATGCTGGATTGCTAAAAAAGAATTGGGTGAAATTCCTCTTTTTAAAATCGCCATTAAAAAACCCAAGCTTCTTTGTATAGATAGAAAAAATCCACGCGATTTGGTGCGTGTTTTAAAAGAAGCTAAGCAAAGACTGAGTGAAGATAGAGTTTTGGCAATTTTTCCTGAGGGAACGCGTTCTAGAAACGAAAAATTGCTTAAATTTCAAAGTGGTGCTAAAGTTTTAAGCGATAAGCTTGACTTAAAGGTGCAGCCTATTTTAATTGTCGATTCTGCGAAAATTTTAGATACTAAAAGTTTTAGTGCTAGTTCTGGAGTGTTGAAAATCATCTGCATGGATTTAGTGGATACGAGTGATGATAAATGGCTTGAAAATACTAGAAAAAAAATGCAAGAATTGCTAGATCAAGAAAGAGCTAAGCTTTGCTAA